In the genome of Vicia villosa cultivar HV-30 ecotype Madison, WI linkage group LG7, Vvil1.0, whole genome shotgun sequence, one region contains:
- the LOC131620679 gene encoding uncharacterized protein LOC131620679: MPSYAKFLKEILSNKKKLEDNETITLTAECSAIIQNNMPPKLKDPGSFSIPCVIGKTIIEKALCDLGASVSLMPLSTCKKLNLGELKATRMSLQLADRSVKYPVGMLENIPVRVGQFYIPTDFIIMDIQEDSNIPIILGRPFLATAGAIIDVKRGKLTFEVGEEKIEFILSQFLKAPSIIDTCCSADIIDECV; this comes from the coding sequence atgccttcgtacgctaagttcttaaaagaaatcttatcaaacaaaaagaagctcgaggataacgaaactataacgcttaccgctgaatgtagcgctatcatccaaaacaacatgcctccaaaactgaaagaccctggtagtttctctataccctgcgtaattggaaaaaccatcatagagaaagccttgtgcgatctaggagctagtgttagtttgatgcctctttcgacctgtaagaaactcaatctaggtgagcttaaagcaacaagaatgtctcttcaactagcagaccgttcagttaaatatcctgtaggaatgttagagaatatccctgttcgtgtaggtcaattctacatcccgactgacttcatcattatggatatccaagaagattctaacatcccgatcattttaggaagaccatttttagcgaccgctggcgcaattatagatgtaaagcgaggaaagcttactttcgaagtaggagaagagaaaatagaatttatcctttcccaattcctaaaagcaccttctataattgacacatgctgttctgctgacataatcgacgagtgtgtc